In a genomic window of Helianthus annuus cultivar XRQ/B chromosome 10, HanXRQr2.0-SUNRISE, whole genome shotgun sequence:
- the LOC110882192 gene encoding N66 matrix protein-like, protein MVTTSKPPTITEAIDLSVALTKEAIRLNKFSISDQKKRDTHIESSGENKRKFSNFKKGTSSTNKKEEANAPAKIKIGAENKGKGYMGTLPKCDACQLHHNGRCRAGKCESCGKVGHSKETWWVGTGRGGQRGYGNGNNNRGGNGYGNRHQGGNGGNGNRAGSGNHGANNNQGGNGNGNGRGPGCFNYGDVGHYKRECPKIN, encoded by the coding sequence atggtaacaaCATCCAAGCCtccaacaatcactgaggctatTGATCTAAGTGTGGCACTAACTAAAGAGGCAATCAGGTTGAACAAGTTCTCGATCTCTGACCAGAAGAAGAGGGACACTCACATTGAGTCATCAggtgagaacaaaaggaagttctcaaatTTTAAGAAGGGTACTAGCAGTACTAACAAGAAGGAAGAGGCAAACGCACCAGCCAAGATCAAAATTGGTGCTGAAAACAAAGGAAAAGGGTATATGGGCACCTTGCCCAAATGCGATGCGTGTCAGTTGCATCACAATGGACGATGCCGAGCTGGAAAATGCGAGTCGTGTGGAAAGGTTGGCCATTCGAAGGAGACGTGGTGGGTTGGTACTGGTCGTGGTGGTCAGAGAGGTTATGGTAATGGAAACAACAACCGTGGTGGCAATGGGTATGGAAACCGCcatcaaggaggaaatggcggtaACGGTAATCGAGCTGGTAGTGGAAATCATGGAGCGAACAACAACCAGGGTGGTAATGGGAATGGTAATGGTCGGGGACCAGGTTGTTTTAACTATGGAGATGTGGGGCATTACAAGCGTGAATGCCCGAAAATCAACTAA